A genome region from Meleagris gallopavo isolate NT-WF06-2002-E0010 breed Aviagen turkey brand Nicholas breeding stock chromosome 7, Turkey_5.1, whole genome shotgun sequence includes the following:
- the S100B gene encoding protein S100-B, which translates to MSELEKAMIAIIDAFHQYSGKEGDKHKLKKSELKELINNELTHFLGEIKDQETVDKVMEALDSDGDAECDFQEFVAFIAMVTSACHEFFEHE; encoded by the exons ATGTCTGAGCTGGAGAAGGCCATGATCGCCATCATTGATGCTTTCCACCAGTActctgggaaggaaggagacaaGCATAAGCTGAAGAAATCGGAGCTGAAGGAGCTCATTAACAATGAATTAACCCATTTTCTTGGT GAGATCAAAGACCAGGAGACCGTGGACAAAGTCATGGAGGCACTGGACAGTGATGGAGATGCAGAGTGCGACTTCCAGGAGTTTGTGGCCTTCATCGCCATGGTTACCTCTGCTTGCCATGAGTTCTTTGAGCATGAGTGA